From a single Podarcis raffonei isolate rPodRaf1 chromosome 10, rPodRaf1.pri, whole genome shotgun sequence genomic region:
- the RINT1 gene encoding RAD50-interacting protein 1 isoform X1, which yields MEMVQPLLNSDATLDLQEQEANKGLGGETEDSEDTQLLCTAGDPKMEALDSRKERIARDPESCDIPFYVSEFVEREVGTDYESLSKLGRLIEQLSENKAKLEEQVLTVSSEVPKRIQKALQNAEDSKKSLNQLLEKESLLYDSINDHLMTSKPWMEDLGVLISQIKEVERHLAYLKWISQIEELSDNIQQYLMTNNVPEAATTLATMAEVDIKLQESSCSHLLSFVRSTVQFWHKILKDKLSSDFEETLNHLHWPFVAPTQSQPFGLATPPANAQEIYTNFETLFSQLLKLQTSDELLTKPKQLPEKYILPPSPPIILPMQIMLAPLQKRFKYHFTGNRQTNVLSKPEWYLTQVLMWIGNHAKFLEDKIQPALDKAGVSVNAKLEFSRALVMLILEKLAADIPCLLYDDNLFCHLVDEVLLFERELHSVHGYLNSFPSCTHILSEETCFQRWLTVERKFALQKMDSMLSSEAAWISQYKDITDVDEMKVPDCAETFMTLLLVITDRYKHLPAAARKLQFLELQKELVDDFRIRLTQVMKEETRMPLAFRYCAILNAVNYIATVLADWADNVFFLQLQQAALEVCADSNALNKLQLGQLASMESSVFDDMINLLERLKHDMLTRQVDHVFREVKEAARMYKKERWLSLPSQSEQAVMSLSATACPLLMTLRDQLLQLEQQLCYSLFKIFWQMLAEKVDLFIYQEIILANHFNEGGAAQLQFDMTRNLFPLFSHYCKRPENYFKHIKEACIVLNLNVGSALLLKDVLHSATENRTETTLNSSQPTAMAALNELGIYKLAQQDVEILLNLRTNWPNTGK from the exons ATGGAGATGGTTCAACCACTCTTGAACAGTGATGCAACTTTGGACCTTCAAGAG CAGGAGGCCAACAAAGGGCtgggaggagaaacagaagaTTCTGAAGACACTCAACTTCTATG TACTGCAGGTGATCCAAAGATGGAAGCCCTGGACAGCAGAAAAGAGAGAATTGCTAGAGACCCAGAGAGCTGCGATATCCCTTTTTATGTGTCTGAATTTGTGGAAAGGGAGGTTGGAACAGACTACGAGTCATTAAGCAAGCTTGGCAGACTTATTGAACAGCTGTCAGAAAATAAAGCAAAGCTGGAAGAACAG GTGCTCACAGTTTCGTCTGAAGTTCCCAAAAGAATTCAGAAGGCCTTGCAGAATGCAGAAGACTCTAAAAAATCTCTCAATCAGCTTCTAGAGAAGGAAAGCCTGTTGTACGATTCAATTAATGATCACTTGATGACATCTAAGCCATGGATGGAGGATCTGGGTGTACTGATAAGTCAAATAAAAGAAGTTGAAAGGCACCTGGCTTATTTAAAATGGATTTCACAAATAGAGGAGTTAAG tGACAACATTCAGCAATATCTCATGACTAACAATGTGCCAGAGGCTGCTACAACTCTAGCAACCATGGCTGAAGTTGATATCAAGCTTCAGGAGTCATCTTGTTCTCATCTTCTTTCTTTTGTAAGATCTACTGTTCAATTCTGGCACAAGATCCTGAAGGATAAATTGTCAAG TGATTTTGAGGAGACTTTAAATCATCTTCATTGGCCATTTGTTGCACCAACACAATCCCAGCCATTTGGCTTGGCTACACCGCCAGCCAACGCCCAAGAGATATACACAAACTTTGAGACACTCTTTTCTCAGCTTCTGAAACTACAAACTTC CGATGAACTATTAACCAAACCAAaacagcttccagaaaaataCATTCTTCCTCCGTCTCCACCTATCATACTACCTATGCAGATCATGCTGGCTCCTCTTCAGAAAAGATTCAAGTATCACTTCACAGGAAATAGACAAACCAATGTGCTGAGCAAG CCTGAATGGTACCTAACCCAGGTACTCATGTGGATAGGAAATCATGCTAAGTTTCTTGAAGACAAAATCCAACCAGCGTTGGACAAGGCAGGTGTATCGGTGAATGCAAAG CTGGAATTTTCCCGAGCTTTGGTGATGCTGATTCTTGAGAAGCTGGCTGCCGATATCCCTTGCTTGCTGTATGACGACAACCTCTTTTGTCACCTGGTGGATGAGGTACTTCTCTTTGAGAGAGAGCTGCACAGCGTTCATGGGTATCTCAACAGCTTCCCCAGCTGCACGCACATTCTATCAGAAGAAACCTGTTTTCAAAGATGGTTAACTGTGGAAAGAAAAT TTGCTCTTCAAAAGATGGACTCAATGCTTTCATCTGAAGCTGCCTGGATATCACAGTATAAAGACATTACAGATGTCGATGAAATGAAAGTCCCAGATTGTGCTGAAACTTTTATGACTCTGCTACTGGTTATCACAG ATAGATATAAACACCTTCCTGCAGCTGCTCGGAAGCTTCAGTTCCTAGAGTTGCAGAAGGAGTTGGTGGATGACTTCAGGATACGGCTCACTCAAGTTATGAAGGAAGAGACCAGAATGCCTTTAGCCTTTCGCTACTGCGCCATCCTCAATGCTGTGAACTACATAGCAACAGTCCTGGCAGACTGGGCGGACAACGTT TTCTTTTTGCAGCTTCAGCAGGCGGCGCTGGAAGTTTGTGCTGATAGCAACGCACTAAATAAGCTGCAGCTAGGACAACTGGCTTCCATGGAAAGCTCCGTATTTGATGACATGATCAACCTCCTGGAGCGACTAAAGCATGACATGCTGACTCGTCAGGTGGACCATGTCTTCAGAGAGGTCAAAGAGGCTGCCAGGATGTACAAAAAGGAAAG aTGGCTGTCTTTGCCTTCCCAGTCAGAACAGGCTGTGATGTCTCTGTCAGCCACTGCCTGCCCACTGCTAATGACCTTGAGAGACCAGCTCCTGCAACTAGAGCAACAGCTTTGCTACTCGTTGTTCAAAATCTTCTGGCAAATGCTTGCAGAGAAGGTGGACTTGTTTATCTATCAGGAA ATCATTCTGGCCAATCACTTTAATGAAGGAGGAGCAGCGCAGCTACAGTTCGACATGACCAGGAATCTTTTCCCTTTGTTCTCACATTACTGCAAGAGGCCAGAGAATTATTTCAAACA
- the RINT1 gene encoding RAD50-interacting protein 1 isoform X5, with the protein MEMVQPLLNSDATLDLQEEANKGLGGETEDSEDTQLLCTAGDPKMEALDSRKERIARDPESCDIPFYVSEFVEREVGTDYESLSKLGRLIEQLSENKAKLEEQVLTVSSEVPKRIQKALQNAEDSKKSLNQLLEKESLLYDSINDHLMTSKPWMEDLGVLISQIKEVERHLAYLKWISQIEELSDNIQQYLMTNNVPEAATTLATMAEVDIKLQESSCSHLLSFVRSTVQFWHKILKDKLSSDFEETLNHLHWPFVAPTQSQPFGLATPPANAQEIYTNFETLFSQLLKLQTSDELLTKPKQLPEKYILPPSPPIILPMQIMLAPLQKRFKYHFTGNRQTNVLSKPEWYLTQVLMWIGNHAKFLEDKIQPALDKAGVSVNAKLEFSRALVMLILEKLAADIPCLLYDDNLFCHLVDEVLLFERELHSVHGYLNSFPSCTHILSEETCFQRWLTVERKFALQKMDSMLSSEAAWISQYKDITDVDEMKVPDCAETFMTLLLVITDRYKHLPAAARKLQFLELQKELVDDFRIRLTQVMKEETRMPLAFRYCAILNAVNYIATVLADWADNVFFLQLQQAALEVCADSNALNKLQLGQLASMESSVFDDMINLLERLKHDMLTRQVDHVFREVKEAARMYKKERWLSLPSQSEQAVMSLSATACPLLMTLRDQLLQLEQQLCYSLFKIFWQMLAEKVDLFIYQEIILANHFNEGGAAQLQFDMTRNLFPLFSHYCKRPENYFKHIKEACIVLNLNVGSALLLKDVLHSATENRTETTLNSSQPTAMAALNELGIYKLAQQDVEILLNLRTNWPNTGK; encoded by the exons ATGGAGATGGTTCAACCACTCTTGAACAGTGATGCAACTTTGGACCTTCAAGAG GAGGCCAACAAAGGGCtgggaggagaaacagaagaTTCTGAAGACACTCAACTTCTATG TACTGCAGGTGATCCAAAGATGGAAGCCCTGGACAGCAGAAAAGAGAGAATTGCTAGAGACCCAGAGAGCTGCGATATCCCTTTTTATGTGTCTGAATTTGTGGAAAGGGAGGTTGGAACAGACTACGAGTCATTAAGCAAGCTTGGCAGACTTATTGAACAGCTGTCAGAAAATAAAGCAAAGCTGGAAGAACAG GTGCTCACAGTTTCGTCTGAAGTTCCCAAAAGAATTCAGAAGGCCTTGCAGAATGCAGAAGACTCTAAAAAATCTCTCAATCAGCTTCTAGAGAAGGAAAGCCTGTTGTACGATTCAATTAATGATCACTTGATGACATCTAAGCCATGGATGGAGGATCTGGGTGTACTGATAAGTCAAATAAAAGAAGTTGAAAGGCACCTGGCTTATTTAAAATGGATTTCACAAATAGAGGAGTTAAG tGACAACATTCAGCAATATCTCATGACTAACAATGTGCCAGAGGCTGCTACAACTCTAGCAACCATGGCTGAAGTTGATATCAAGCTTCAGGAGTCATCTTGTTCTCATCTTCTTTCTTTTGTAAGATCTACTGTTCAATTCTGGCACAAGATCCTGAAGGATAAATTGTCAAG TGATTTTGAGGAGACTTTAAATCATCTTCATTGGCCATTTGTTGCACCAACACAATCCCAGCCATTTGGCTTGGCTACACCGCCAGCCAACGCCCAAGAGATATACACAAACTTTGAGACACTCTTTTCTCAGCTTCTGAAACTACAAACTTC CGATGAACTATTAACCAAACCAAaacagcttccagaaaaataCATTCTTCCTCCGTCTCCACCTATCATACTACCTATGCAGATCATGCTGGCTCCTCTTCAGAAAAGATTCAAGTATCACTTCACAGGAAATAGACAAACCAATGTGCTGAGCAAG CCTGAATGGTACCTAACCCAGGTACTCATGTGGATAGGAAATCATGCTAAGTTTCTTGAAGACAAAATCCAACCAGCGTTGGACAAGGCAGGTGTATCGGTGAATGCAAAG CTGGAATTTTCCCGAGCTTTGGTGATGCTGATTCTTGAGAAGCTGGCTGCCGATATCCCTTGCTTGCTGTATGACGACAACCTCTTTTGTCACCTGGTGGATGAGGTACTTCTCTTTGAGAGAGAGCTGCACAGCGTTCATGGGTATCTCAACAGCTTCCCCAGCTGCACGCACATTCTATCAGAAGAAACCTGTTTTCAAAGATGGTTAACTGTGGAAAGAAAAT TTGCTCTTCAAAAGATGGACTCAATGCTTTCATCTGAAGCTGCCTGGATATCACAGTATAAAGACATTACAGATGTCGATGAAATGAAAGTCCCAGATTGTGCTGAAACTTTTATGACTCTGCTACTGGTTATCACAG ATAGATATAAACACCTTCCTGCAGCTGCTCGGAAGCTTCAGTTCCTAGAGTTGCAGAAGGAGTTGGTGGATGACTTCAGGATACGGCTCACTCAAGTTATGAAGGAAGAGACCAGAATGCCTTTAGCCTTTCGCTACTGCGCCATCCTCAATGCTGTGAACTACATAGCAACAGTCCTGGCAGACTGGGCGGACAACGTT TTCTTTTTGCAGCTTCAGCAGGCGGCGCTGGAAGTTTGTGCTGATAGCAACGCACTAAATAAGCTGCAGCTAGGACAACTGGCTTCCATGGAAAGCTCCGTATTTGATGACATGATCAACCTCCTGGAGCGACTAAAGCATGACATGCTGACTCGTCAGGTGGACCATGTCTTCAGAGAGGTCAAAGAGGCTGCCAGGATGTACAAAAAGGAAAG aTGGCTGTCTTTGCCTTCCCAGTCAGAACAGGCTGTGATGTCTCTGTCAGCCACTGCCTGCCCACTGCTAATGACCTTGAGAGACCAGCTCCTGCAACTAGAGCAACAGCTTTGCTACTCGTTGTTCAAAATCTTCTGGCAAATGCTTGCAGAGAAGGTGGACTTGTTTATCTATCAGGAA ATCATTCTGGCCAATCACTTTAATGAAGGAGGAGCAGCGCAGCTACAGTTCGACATGACCAGGAATCTTTTCCCTTTGTTCTCACATTACTGCAAGAGGCCAGAGAATTATTTCAAACA
- the RINT1 gene encoding RAD50-interacting protein 1 isoform X2, which yields MQLWTFKSRRPTKGWEEKQKILKTLNFYGDPKMEALDSRKERIARDPESCDIPFYVSEFVEREVGTDYESLSKLGRLIEQLSENKAKLEEQVLTVSSEVPKRIQKALQNAEDSKKSLNQLLEKESLLYDSINDHLMTSKPWMEDLGVLISQIKEVERHLAYLKWISQIEELSDNIQQYLMTNNVPEAATTLATMAEVDIKLQESSCSHLLSFVRSTVQFWHKILKDKLSSDFEETLNHLHWPFVAPTQSQPFGLATPPANAQEIYTNFETLFSQLLKLQTSDELLTKPKQLPEKYILPPSPPIILPMQIMLAPLQKRFKYHFTGNRQTNVLSKPEWYLTQVLMWIGNHAKFLEDKIQPALDKAGVSVNAKLEFSRALVMLILEKLAADIPCLLYDDNLFCHLVDEVLLFERELHSVHGYLNSFPSCTHILSEETCFQRWLTVERKFALQKMDSMLSSEAAWISQYKDITDVDEMKVPDCAETFMTLLLVITDRYKHLPAAARKLQFLELQKELVDDFRIRLTQVMKEETRMPLAFRYCAILNAVNYIATVLADWADNVFFLQLQQAALEVCADSNALNKLQLGQLASMESSVFDDMINLLERLKHDMLTRQVDHVFREVKEAARMYKKERWLSLPSQSEQAVMSLSATACPLLMTLRDQLLQLEQQLCYSLFKIFWQMLAEKVDLFIYQEIILANHFNEGGAAQLQFDMTRNLFPLFSHYCKRPENYFKHIKEACIVLNLNVGSALLLKDVLHSATENRTETTLNSSQPTAMAALNELGIYKLAQQDVEILLNLRTNWPNTGK from the exons ATGCAACTTTGGACCTTCAAGAG CAGGAGGCCAACAAAGGGCtgggaggagaaacagaagaTTCTGAAGACACTCAACTTCTATG GTGATCCAAAGATGGAAGCCCTGGACAGCAGAAAAGAGAGAATTGCTAGAGACCCAGAGAGCTGCGATATCCCTTTTTATGTGTCTGAATTTGTGGAAAGGGAGGTTGGAACAGACTACGAGTCATTAAGCAAGCTTGGCAGACTTATTGAACAGCTGTCAGAAAATAAAGCAAAGCTGGAAGAACAG GTGCTCACAGTTTCGTCTGAAGTTCCCAAAAGAATTCAGAAGGCCTTGCAGAATGCAGAAGACTCTAAAAAATCTCTCAATCAGCTTCTAGAGAAGGAAAGCCTGTTGTACGATTCAATTAATGATCACTTGATGACATCTAAGCCATGGATGGAGGATCTGGGTGTACTGATAAGTCAAATAAAAGAAGTTGAAAGGCACCTGGCTTATTTAAAATGGATTTCACAAATAGAGGAGTTAAG tGACAACATTCAGCAATATCTCATGACTAACAATGTGCCAGAGGCTGCTACAACTCTAGCAACCATGGCTGAAGTTGATATCAAGCTTCAGGAGTCATCTTGTTCTCATCTTCTTTCTTTTGTAAGATCTACTGTTCAATTCTGGCACAAGATCCTGAAGGATAAATTGTCAAG TGATTTTGAGGAGACTTTAAATCATCTTCATTGGCCATTTGTTGCACCAACACAATCCCAGCCATTTGGCTTGGCTACACCGCCAGCCAACGCCCAAGAGATATACACAAACTTTGAGACACTCTTTTCTCAGCTTCTGAAACTACAAACTTC CGATGAACTATTAACCAAACCAAaacagcttccagaaaaataCATTCTTCCTCCGTCTCCACCTATCATACTACCTATGCAGATCATGCTGGCTCCTCTTCAGAAAAGATTCAAGTATCACTTCACAGGAAATAGACAAACCAATGTGCTGAGCAAG CCTGAATGGTACCTAACCCAGGTACTCATGTGGATAGGAAATCATGCTAAGTTTCTTGAAGACAAAATCCAACCAGCGTTGGACAAGGCAGGTGTATCGGTGAATGCAAAG CTGGAATTTTCCCGAGCTTTGGTGATGCTGATTCTTGAGAAGCTGGCTGCCGATATCCCTTGCTTGCTGTATGACGACAACCTCTTTTGTCACCTGGTGGATGAGGTACTTCTCTTTGAGAGAGAGCTGCACAGCGTTCATGGGTATCTCAACAGCTTCCCCAGCTGCACGCACATTCTATCAGAAGAAACCTGTTTTCAAAGATGGTTAACTGTGGAAAGAAAAT TTGCTCTTCAAAAGATGGACTCAATGCTTTCATCTGAAGCTGCCTGGATATCACAGTATAAAGACATTACAGATGTCGATGAAATGAAAGTCCCAGATTGTGCTGAAACTTTTATGACTCTGCTACTGGTTATCACAG ATAGATATAAACACCTTCCTGCAGCTGCTCGGAAGCTTCAGTTCCTAGAGTTGCAGAAGGAGTTGGTGGATGACTTCAGGATACGGCTCACTCAAGTTATGAAGGAAGAGACCAGAATGCCTTTAGCCTTTCGCTACTGCGCCATCCTCAATGCTGTGAACTACATAGCAACAGTCCTGGCAGACTGGGCGGACAACGTT TTCTTTTTGCAGCTTCAGCAGGCGGCGCTGGAAGTTTGTGCTGATAGCAACGCACTAAATAAGCTGCAGCTAGGACAACTGGCTTCCATGGAAAGCTCCGTATTTGATGACATGATCAACCTCCTGGAGCGACTAAAGCATGACATGCTGACTCGTCAGGTGGACCATGTCTTCAGAGAGGTCAAAGAGGCTGCCAGGATGTACAAAAAGGAAAG aTGGCTGTCTTTGCCTTCCCAGTCAGAACAGGCTGTGATGTCTCTGTCAGCCACTGCCTGCCCACTGCTAATGACCTTGAGAGACCAGCTCCTGCAACTAGAGCAACAGCTTTGCTACTCGTTGTTCAAAATCTTCTGGCAAATGCTTGCAGAGAAGGTGGACTTGTTTATCTATCAGGAA ATCATTCTGGCCAATCACTTTAATGAAGGAGGAGCAGCGCAGCTACAGTTCGACATGACCAGGAATCTTTTCCCTTTGTTCTCACATTACTGCAAGAGGCCAGAGAATTATTTCAAACA
- the RINT1 gene encoding RAD50-interacting protein 1 isoform X3 → MQLWTFKSTAGDPKMEALDSRKERIARDPESCDIPFYVSEFVEREVGTDYESLSKLGRLIEQLSENKAKLEEQVLTVSSEVPKRIQKALQNAEDSKKSLNQLLEKESLLYDSINDHLMTSKPWMEDLGVLISQIKEVERHLAYLKWISQIEELSDNIQQYLMTNNVPEAATTLATMAEVDIKLQESSCSHLLSFVRSTVQFWHKILKDKLSSDFEETLNHLHWPFVAPTQSQPFGLATPPANAQEIYTNFETLFSQLLKLQTSDELLTKPKQLPEKYILPPSPPIILPMQIMLAPLQKRFKYHFTGNRQTNVLSKPEWYLTQVLMWIGNHAKFLEDKIQPALDKAGVSVNAKLEFSRALVMLILEKLAADIPCLLYDDNLFCHLVDEVLLFERELHSVHGYLNSFPSCTHILSEETCFQRWLTVERKFALQKMDSMLSSEAAWISQYKDITDVDEMKVPDCAETFMTLLLVITDRYKHLPAAARKLQFLELQKELVDDFRIRLTQVMKEETRMPLAFRYCAILNAVNYIATVLADWADNVFFLQLQQAALEVCADSNALNKLQLGQLASMESSVFDDMINLLERLKHDMLTRQVDHVFREVKEAARMYKKERWLSLPSQSEQAVMSLSATACPLLMTLRDQLLQLEQQLCYSLFKIFWQMLAEKVDLFIYQEIILANHFNEGGAAQLQFDMTRNLFPLFSHYCKRPENYFKHIKEACIVLNLNVGSALLLKDVLHSATENRTETTLNSSQPTAMAALNELGIYKLAQQDVEILLNLRTNWPNTGK, encoded by the exons ATGCAACTTTGGACCTTCAAGAG TACTGCAGGTGATCCAAAGATGGAAGCCCTGGACAGCAGAAAAGAGAGAATTGCTAGAGACCCAGAGAGCTGCGATATCCCTTTTTATGTGTCTGAATTTGTGGAAAGGGAGGTTGGAACAGACTACGAGTCATTAAGCAAGCTTGGCAGACTTATTGAACAGCTGTCAGAAAATAAAGCAAAGCTGGAAGAACAG GTGCTCACAGTTTCGTCTGAAGTTCCCAAAAGAATTCAGAAGGCCTTGCAGAATGCAGAAGACTCTAAAAAATCTCTCAATCAGCTTCTAGAGAAGGAAAGCCTGTTGTACGATTCAATTAATGATCACTTGATGACATCTAAGCCATGGATGGAGGATCTGGGTGTACTGATAAGTCAAATAAAAGAAGTTGAAAGGCACCTGGCTTATTTAAAATGGATTTCACAAATAGAGGAGTTAAG tGACAACATTCAGCAATATCTCATGACTAACAATGTGCCAGAGGCTGCTACAACTCTAGCAACCATGGCTGAAGTTGATATCAAGCTTCAGGAGTCATCTTGTTCTCATCTTCTTTCTTTTGTAAGATCTACTGTTCAATTCTGGCACAAGATCCTGAAGGATAAATTGTCAAG TGATTTTGAGGAGACTTTAAATCATCTTCATTGGCCATTTGTTGCACCAACACAATCCCAGCCATTTGGCTTGGCTACACCGCCAGCCAACGCCCAAGAGATATACACAAACTTTGAGACACTCTTTTCTCAGCTTCTGAAACTACAAACTTC CGATGAACTATTAACCAAACCAAaacagcttccagaaaaataCATTCTTCCTCCGTCTCCACCTATCATACTACCTATGCAGATCATGCTGGCTCCTCTTCAGAAAAGATTCAAGTATCACTTCACAGGAAATAGACAAACCAATGTGCTGAGCAAG CCTGAATGGTACCTAACCCAGGTACTCATGTGGATAGGAAATCATGCTAAGTTTCTTGAAGACAAAATCCAACCAGCGTTGGACAAGGCAGGTGTATCGGTGAATGCAAAG CTGGAATTTTCCCGAGCTTTGGTGATGCTGATTCTTGAGAAGCTGGCTGCCGATATCCCTTGCTTGCTGTATGACGACAACCTCTTTTGTCACCTGGTGGATGAGGTACTTCTCTTTGAGAGAGAGCTGCACAGCGTTCATGGGTATCTCAACAGCTTCCCCAGCTGCACGCACATTCTATCAGAAGAAACCTGTTTTCAAAGATGGTTAACTGTGGAAAGAAAAT TTGCTCTTCAAAAGATGGACTCAATGCTTTCATCTGAAGCTGCCTGGATATCACAGTATAAAGACATTACAGATGTCGATGAAATGAAAGTCCCAGATTGTGCTGAAACTTTTATGACTCTGCTACTGGTTATCACAG ATAGATATAAACACCTTCCTGCAGCTGCTCGGAAGCTTCAGTTCCTAGAGTTGCAGAAGGAGTTGGTGGATGACTTCAGGATACGGCTCACTCAAGTTATGAAGGAAGAGACCAGAATGCCTTTAGCCTTTCGCTACTGCGCCATCCTCAATGCTGTGAACTACATAGCAACAGTCCTGGCAGACTGGGCGGACAACGTT TTCTTTTTGCAGCTTCAGCAGGCGGCGCTGGAAGTTTGTGCTGATAGCAACGCACTAAATAAGCTGCAGCTAGGACAACTGGCTTCCATGGAAAGCTCCGTATTTGATGACATGATCAACCTCCTGGAGCGACTAAAGCATGACATGCTGACTCGTCAGGTGGACCATGTCTTCAGAGAGGTCAAAGAGGCTGCCAGGATGTACAAAAAGGAAAG aTGGCTGTCTTTGCCTTCCCAGTCAGAACAGGCTGTGATGTCTCTGTCAGCCACTGCCTGCCCACTGCTAATGACCTTGAGAGACCAGCTCCTGCAACTAGAGCAACAGCTTTGCTACTCGTTGTTCAAAATCTTCTGGCAAATGCTTGCAGAGAAGGTGGACTTGTTTATCTATCAGGAA ATCATTCTGGCCAATCACTTTAATGAAGGAGGAGCAGCGCAGCTACAGTTCGACATGACCAGGAATCTTTTCCCTTTGTTCTCACATTACTGCAAGAGGCCAGAGAATTATTTCAAACA